Genomic window (Ignavibacteriota bacterium):
TGAGGATACAGGAGAAAGGAGACAGGAGACAGGTTTCGAATCAACCCATGTCTCCTGCCTCCTGTATGCTTCCTCCTCACACCCGCATGAGGATACAGGAGAAAGGAGACAGGAGACAGGCATCGAATCAATCCGTGTCTCCTGCCTCCTGTATGCTTCCTCCTCACACCCGCATTAGGATACAGGAGAAAGGAGACAGAAGACAGGTTTCGAATCAACCCGTGTCTCCTGCCTCCTGTATCCTGTCTCCTCACACGAACAGAAAAGACCGATCTACCTCCTCCTCACACTCCCGTGAGGATACAGGAGAAAGGAGACAGGAGACAGGTTTCGAATCAATTCGTGTCTCCTGCCTACTGTATCCTGTCTCCTCACACGAAAAGAAAAGACCGATCTACCTCCTCCTCACACCCCCGTGAGGATACAGGAGAAAGGAGACAGGAGACAGGTTTCGAATCAACCCATGTCTCCTGTCTCCTGTATCCTGTCTCCTCACACGAACAGAAAAGACCGATCTACCCATCTACCATCTACCAACTACCCACCTACTCCCACCCCCGCGATTTGTTTCCTCGTCCGCAAACCGATAACTTGTTGAACCTACGAAGCACCTTTTCTATCACGTAGTACCTACTCCCTCCTGATTTGTTTTGAACCTCTTCCTTCGATTCTTCTCTTCCGTACATGCCGCGCCCCGCAAGGCGCAGGGATATATCTTATAGTCCACCGTAAACATGGAGTGAATCATGCCGTCCATTCGTGGCACCATCGATATCGCCATAGAAAAATGCAAGGGATGTGAACTGTGCGTGGTCGCCTGTCCGCAGCAGTCGCTTGCCATGGCGAAGGATATCAACAAACAGGGGTATCACTACGCCGTGCTGGTCGAGGACACCTGCACAGGGTGCACCAACTGCGCGCTCGTGTGTCCCGACGCCGTCATCACGGTGTACCGCGAGGATAAAAAGACAAAGGCGAAGATCCCGGTCGCCGAAATCCGCAACGTGACGTCCGACATCAGCGTCAAGGTCGGCGAAACACCGGCCAACTGACCCCGCCTCCCACCGACACAACGAAGAACCTCAGGAGATATCTCAATGGGTGAGCTGCGACTCATGAAAGGCAACGAGGCCCTTGCCGAAGCCGCGATCCGCGCCGGCATGGACGCCTATTTCGGGTACCCGATCACTCCGCAGTCGGAAGTGCTCGAATACCTCACACGCGAAGCGTGGCTGCGCACAAAGGCCTCGATCCTGCAGGCCGAGAGCGAAGTCGCCTCGATTAACATGCTCTATGGCGCAGGCGGCGCGGGCGGCCGCGTCATGACCTCGTCCTCGAGCCCCGGCATCAGTCTGATGCAGGAGGGCATCTCGTACATCGCCGGCGCGGAAATCCCGTGTCTCATCGTGAACGTCAATCGCGGCGGTCCCGGTCTCGGCACCATTCAGCCCTCGCAGGGCGACTACTTCCAGTCCGTCAAGGGCGGCGGCCATGGCGATTACCGCCTCATCGTGCTTGCCCCCGCAACGGTGCAGGAGATGGCCGACTTTGTGCTCGAGGGATTTGAACTCGCGGAGAAGTACCGCAATCCGGTGCTCATTCTCACCGACGGCGCCCTCGGCCAGATGATGGAAAAGGTGGAATTGCGCGATCAGGTGGACCGTGCCGCGCGGAAGATCCCCGGCTGGGCGACCACCGGCAAGACGCCCGACCGCGCCGCGAATGTGCTCACATCGCTGTTTATTCAGCCCGAGGAAATGGAACAGGTGAACCTGCGCCTGCAGGAGAAATACAAGGTCATCGAGCAGAACGAGATCCGCTATCAGACGATACAGGTCGAGGATGCCGACATGGTGCTCGTGGCCTACGGCCTCTCGGCGCGCATCTCGCGCAAGGCGATGGAAATCTGCCGCGCACACGGCATGAAGGTGGGCGTCATCCGTCCCATCTCGCTGTGGCCCTATCCCTCGCAGGTCATCACCGATGCGGCGCAACACGCCAAGGCCTTTCTCGCCGTCGAACTCAACGCCGGCCAGATGGTGGAGGACGTGCGCCTCGCCGTCAACGGCCGCTGCCCGGTCGAACACTACGGCCGCATGGGCGGCATCATCCCCTCGCCCGAGGAGATCGTCACCGTCATCGAAAAATTGTACTCACAGGTTTCATAGGGGCGCCTGCCATGGATAATCCGAAGATCGACATCGATTTGGACCACGAAGAACTCGACGTGGTGTGCGAGCGTCCCGACACGCTGAAGGACGCGCGCATGCACTACTGCCCGGGCTGCGGCCACGGCGTCGCGCACCGCATCATCATGGAAGCGGTGGCGGAGCTGGGCATACAGGACAAGACGATCGGCGTCGCGCCGGTCGGCTGCTCGGTGTTTGCGTATCACTACATGAACATCGACATGCAGGAAGCGGCGCACGGCCGGGCCACCGCCGTTGCCACCGGCATCAAACACATCCTGCCCGATCACTACGTGTTTACGTATCAGGGCGACGGCGACCTCGCCGCCATCGGCACGGCCGAGACGATTCATACCGTGAACCGCGGCGAGAATCTGCTCATCGTGTTTATCAACAACGCCATCTACGGCATGACGGGCGGACAGATGGCGCCGACCACGCTGTTCGGACAGAAGACCTCGACCTCGCCCTACGGCCGCCAGCGCGAATTCAACGGCAATCCGCTCAAGATCACCGAACTGCTCGCGCAGTTGCCCGGCGCATTCTATGTGACACGTCAGGCGGTGAACAATCCCAACGCGGTGCGCAAGGCGAAGAA
Coding sequences:
- a CDS encoding 2-oxoglutarate oxidoreductase, with translation MDNPKIDIDLDHEELDVVCERPDTLKDARMHYCPGCGHGVAHRIIMEAVAELGIQDKTIGVAPVGCSVFAYHYMNIDMQEAAHGRATAVATGIKHILPDHYVFTYQGDGDLAAIGTAETIHTVNRGENLLIVFINNAIYGMTGGQMAPTTLFGQKTSTSPYGRQREFNGNPLKITELLAQLPGAFYVTRQAVNNPNAVRKAKKAIINGFKYQELKRGTSFVEIVSNCPTNWGLPPVKANEWLVENMLPYYPLGDIKVPSKEDLQP
- a CDS encoding 4Fe-4S dicluster domain-containing protein, translated to MPSIRGTIDIAIEKCKGCELCVVACPQQSLAMAKDINKQGYHYAVLVEDTCTGCTNCALVCPDAVITVYREDKKTKAKIPVAEIRNVTSDISVKVGETPAN
- a CDS encoding 3-methyl-2-oxobutanoate dehydrogenase subunit VorB, producing MGELRLMKGNEALAEAAIRAGMDAYFGYPITPQSEVLEYLTREAWLRTKASILQAESEVASINMLYGAGGAGGRVMTSSSSPGISLMQEGISYIAGAEIPCLIVNVNRGGPGLGTIQPSQGDYFQSVKGGGHGDYRLIVLAPATVQEMADFVLEGFELAEKYRNPVLILTDGALGQMMEKVELRDQVDRAARKIPGWATTGKTPDRAANVLTSLFIQPEEMEQVNLRLQEKYKVIEQNEIRYQTIQVEDADMVLVAYGLSARISRKAMEICRAHGMKVGVIRPISLWPYPSQVITDAAQHAKAFLAVELNAGQMVEDVRLAVNGRCPVEHYGRMGGIIPSPEEIVTVIEKLYSQVS